In Microvirga lotononidis, a single genomic region encodes these proteins:
- a CDS encoding excalibur calcium-binding domain-containing protein — protein sequence MIFGLDGTAGAVGSLGLGTPPTSIERVKEILMAQRRSCKAVSTCEEAVEMWCGGYSRADGDNDGIPCENVCRSLSQVETIKKKIGC from the coding sequence ATGATTTTTGGCCTCGACGGAACCGCAGGAGCTGTTGGAAGCCTCGGTCTGGGGACGCCTCCTACAAGCATTGAACGCGTCAAAGAGATCCTGATGGCGCAGCGCAGAAGCTGTAAAGCAGTCAGCACCTGCGAGGAAGCCGTTGAGATGTGGTGCGGAGGCTATAGCCGCGCCGATGGAGATAATGACGGCATTCCTTGTGAGAATGTGTGCCGTTCTCTTTCTCAGGTTGAGACTATCAAGAAGAAGATAGGCTGCTGA
- a CDS encoding DNA/RNA non-specific endonuclease, translating to MRSPNHFFAFLLGALFLASPAVAAACPQHFFGGAEPTLTNPKLAPKTRQICYTEFALLHSGLTRTSLWVAEHLTPRRAKGARALNRLNNFHADPNLPPNERAELSDYVRSGFDRGHMAPAGDMTTPQGMDESFSLANMVPQNSENNRNLWESIERAVRDYSERREVYVVTGPIFQGENLQALKGRVLVPTHIAKAIYDPQSNIAGAYLVPNQPGNDYRIISLAELQQLSGIDAFPQLPASVKQTATSLPVPQLRRPRGGARSVARPSAEENTQVPSPRPSTDGFVGDILDAIDQFGRRP from the coding sequence GTGAGATCGCCCAACCACTTCTTTGCTTTCCTCCTCGGGGCACTCTTCCTCGCTTCCCCTGCTGTCGCAGCGGCCTGTCCCCAGCACTTCTTTGGCGGCGCCGAGCCGACACTCACCAATCCGAAACTCGCCCCGAAAACCCGCCAGATCTGTTACACGGAATTTGCCCTTCTGCATTCTGGACTCACCCGTACCTCGCTTTGGGTGGCTGAGCATCTGACCCCCAGGCGGGCCAAAGGGGCCCGGGCGCTCAACCGGTTAAACAACTTCCACGCGGATCCCAATCTCCCACCAAACGAGCGGGCGGAACTCTCGGACTACGTTCGCAGTGGCTTTGACCGTGGGCACATGGCTCCAGCGGGCGACATGACCACACCCCAAGGCATGGATGAGTCCTTTTCCTTGGCCAACATGGTCCCGCAGAACTCCGAGAACAACCGTAACCTGTGGGAGAGCATTGAACGGGCTGTGCGGGACTATTCGGAGCGCCGCGAAGTCTATGTTGTGACCGGCCCCATCTTCCAAGGGGAGAACCTGCAGGCTCTGAAAGGGCGTGTTCTGGTGCCCACTCACATCGCAAAGGCCATCTATGATCCTCAAAGCAACATCGCGGGAGCCTATCTCGTCCCTAATCAGCCCGGGAACGACTACAGGATTATCTCCTTGGCCGAGTTGCAACAACTCTCCGGCATAGACGCATTCCCACAGTTGCCCGCCTCTGTGAAGCAAACCGCGACCAGCCTGCCTGTTCCGCAACTGAGGCGCCCGAGAGGGGGTGCAAGAAGCGTCGCGAGGCCCTCTGCTGAGGAGAACACACAGGTGCCCTCCCCTCGACCTTCGACAGACGGCTTCGTTGGAGACATTCTTGATGCTATCGATCAATTCGGACGCCGCCCATGA
- a CDS encoding site-specific integrase: MRTNQRLAQLWLDALATELGASAGTIDTYTDDLNCYLGWLDENSLRLDDVGLEHVRDYIAALDGRGYAGSTMARRITVARGLHKFLIAEELGSRDPTSNLSTMKRARKLPFVLSIAETEAMLETAHRLAADGALA; encoded by the coding sequence ATGCGGACCAATCAGCGGCTGGCACAGCTCTGGCTCGACGCCCTTGCAACGGAACTCGGAGCATCGGCCGGTACCATCGACACCTACACCGATGATCTCAACTGCTACCTTGGCTGGCTGGATGAGAACAGCCTCCGTCTCGACGATGTCGGCTTGGAGCATGTTCGAGATTATATCGCCGCGCTCGATGGGCGCGGCTACGCCGGATCGACCATGGCCCGCAGGATCACGGTGGCGCGCGGCTTGCACAAGTTCCTGATCGCCGAGGAACTCGGCTCCCGAGACCCCACAAGCAATCTCTCGACCATGAAGCGAGCTCGGAAGCTACCCTTCGTCCTCTCTATCGCCGAGACGGAAGCAATGCTGGAGACCGCCCACAGGCTTGCGGCCGATGGTGCCCTTGCATGA
- a CDS encoding tyrosine-type recombinase/integrase yields MVPLHERAIEAVSQWQKLARAYSGGASSPWLFHSVRNGTKALTRQAALLEIKEAAVAAGLASPERVSPHVLRHAFATHMHSGGTDLRVLQELLGHSGIETTQIYTHLDTSRLHHMVRDLHPLNEEEHPIVARAVGA; encoded by the coding sequence ATGGTGCCCTTGCATGAGCGGGCGATCGAGGCCGTCAGCCAATGGCAGAAGCTGGCCCGCGCGTATTCTGGTGGGGCGTCCTCCCCCTGGCTGTTTCATTCGGTGCGCAATGGCACCAAGGCTCTGACGCGTCAGGCGGCCCTGCTCGAGATCAAGGAGGCGGCCGTGGCGGCCGGGCTGGCGAGCCCGGAGCGGGTGTCGCCGCATGTGCTGCGCCATGCCTTTGCCACCCACATGCACTCCGGCGGCACAGACCTGCGCGTACTACAGGAGCTGCTCGGCCATTCCGGCATCGAGACCACCCAGATCTACACCCACCTCGACACCTCCCGCCTCCACCACATGGTTCGCGACCTCCACCCGCTCAATGAGGAGGAGCATCCAATAGTCGCCCGAGCAGTTGGAGCATGA
- a CDS encoding PACE efflux transporter has product MRTARDRIRHAISFEIIGLALITPLGAWAFHMPMHDIGVVGLVGATIATLWNYFYNVGFDHVMQRLRESTRKTTLIRVLHAIMFEVGLLFVLLPLFAWYLSISLWRAFLMDVSFALFYMGYAFVFNWAYDRLFPLPEWQKLKVA; this is encoded by the coding sequence ATGCGAACCGCACGCGACCGCATTCGTCACGCAATCAGCTTTGAAATCATTGGCCTGGCCCTTATCACACCACTTGGTGCCTGGGCGTTTCACATGCCCATGCATGACATTGGGGTGGTGGGGCTCGTTGGCGCGACTATCGCAACGCTCTGGAATTACTTCTATAACGTTGGCTTCGACCACGTCATGCAACGGCTGCGGGAAAGCACCAGGAAGACCACTCTGATCCGTGTGCTGCATGCGATCATGTTTGAGGTCGGGCTTCTGTTCGTCCTGTTACCGCTTTTCGCCTGGTATCTCAGCATCAGTCTATGGCGGGCCTTCCTGATGGATGTGTCCTTCGCCCTTTTCTACATGGGCTATGCATTCGTGTTCAATTGGGCTTATGACCGCCTTTTCCCGTTGCCAGAATGGCAAAAACTGAAGGTCGCATAA
- a CDS encoding WGR domain-containing protein, with the protein MPDVRSPIRHHLVLYRRDMEQGRARFFSLMIERDLFGTIRLVRNWGFVGSKGQENVEIFPDEAEAAQALDAWAAAQRQKGYTDL; encoded by the coding sequence ATGCCTGACGTCCGATCGCCCATACGGCACCACCTGGTGCTCTATCGGCGTGACATGGAGCAGGGAAGGGCACGCTTCTTCAGCCTGATGATCGAACGGGACCTGTTCGGCACAATCCGGCTGGTGCGCAACTGGGGCTTTGTGGGCTCCAAAGGGCAAGAGAACGTTGAGATCTTTCCCGATGAAGCCGAGGCCGCTCAGGCTTTGGACGCTTGGGCCGCAGCCCAGCGGCAAAAGGGCTATACAGACCTTTGA
- a CDS encoding MetQ/NlpA family ABC transporter substrate-binding protein, with translation MILSLTRYRTISRRSFGTLLAGIVGLMLLASDPSTALAKPLKVGTSGGPVADIMNFAAERARQQGLDVQVVEFSDWVTPNEALANGDIDTNLFQHLPFLNAAIKGRGYKLAPIAPTYVMPVGLFSNKVTSFDQVPDNAVVAIANDPVNGARGLQLLQKAGLISLKPGVGDAATVLDIVSNTKNLRFRELEAAQLPRALDDVTLGQVSISYLLLSGGNPDKALIADGFGDAHYALQFVARADRKDDPEIAKFIAIYRSPEVKDYIAQKYGKFFVPVW, from the coding sequence ATGATCCTATCACTCACACGATACCGCACCATCTCACGCCGCAGCTTTGGCACCCTTCTTGCCGGCATCGTCGGCCTCATGCTTCTGGCATCAGATCCCAGCACCGCCTTGGCCAAGCCGTTGAAGGTGGGAACGAGCGGCGGGCCGGTGGCGGACATCATGAACTTTGCCGCTGAGCGGGCCCGGCAGCAGGGCCTTGATGTTCAGGTGGTGGAGTTTTCTGACTGGGTAACGCCGAACGAAGCGCTAGCGAATGGCGACATCGACACCAATCTGTTTCAACACCTTCCTTTCCTCAACGCCGCCATCAAGGGGCGTGGGTACAAGCTTGCGCCGATTGCACCGACGTACGTGATGCCGGTGGGCCTGTTCTCGAACAAGGTCACGAGCTTTGACCAGGTTCCCGATAATGCCGTCGTGGCGATTGCCAATGATCCGGTGAATGGCGCGCGCGGCCTGCAGCTGCTGCAGAAGGCGGGCCTCATTAGCCTCAAGCCTGGGGTGGGTGATGCTGCGACAGTTCTCGATATCGTCTCCAACACCAAGAACCTCCGCTTCCGGGAACTGGAAGCCGCGCAATTGCCGCGGGCCCTCGATGACGTGACCCTAGGTCAGGTCAGCATCAGCTATCTGCTGCTGTCGGGCGGCAACCCTGATAAAGCGTTGATCGCCGATGGGTTCGGCGATGCGCATTACGCCCTGCAGTTCGTCGCACGGGCGGATCGGAAGGATGACCCGGAGATCGCGAAGTTCATTGCGATCTACCGCTCGCCTGAGGTGAAGGACTACATCGCCCAGAAGTATGGCAAATTCTTTGTGCCGGTCTGGTGA
- a CDS encoding LLM class flavin-dependent oxidoreductase, whose amino-acid sequence MTKQIRLNAFDMNCVGHIQQGMWAHPRDRSTAYNTLEYWQDLARTAERGKFDGIFLADIVGVYDVFKGSPDPSIAHAVQVPVNDPLLVVPAMAAVTKHIGFGVTCNLTYEPPYLFARRMSTLDHLTRGRIGWNIVTGYLDSAARGMGLAKQAKHDDRYETAEEYMEVVYKLWEGSWEDDAVLRDRERRIYAEPRKVHRVQHTGRHYRVDAIHLSEPSPQRTPVLYQAGASSRGKDFAAKHAECVFLAGPTKENTRATVADLRRRAEAQGWDPADILVFLGRAVVVGRTRKEAEEKVEEYHRYASIEGALSHFSSITGVDFSRYDPDEPLRHEANDATNSILRAFTVDSSETWTLRKIFGEKGLGSRNAPLIGSAEEIADELQSWVEDTDIDGFNLSRVVTPEGPEDFVDLVVPLLQERGIYKRDYAEGTLREKLFGHGRARLAGSHPGASFRASGSSATPSQTVTPAAE is encoded by the coding sequence ATGACAAAGCAGATCCGGCTCAACGCCTTCGACATGAACTGCGTCGGCCATATCCAACAAGGCATGTGGGCTCACCCGCGGGATCGGTCGACAGCCTACAACACGCTCGAATACTGGCAGGATCTCGCCCGCACAGCCGAGCGCGGCAAGTTCGACGGGATCTTTCTCGCAGACATCGTCGGGGTCTATGACGTCTTCAAGGGCAGCCCTGATCCGTCGATTGCCCATGCGGTTCAGGTGCCGGTCAACGATCCCCTCCTGGTTGTGCCCGCCATGGCCGCCGTCACAAAGCACATCGGCTTCGGCGTGACATGCAACCTCACCTACGAGCCGCCATATCTTTTCGCCCGCCGCATGTCGACGCTCGATCATCTCACGCGCGGGCGGATCGGCTGGAACATTGTCACCGGCTATCTCGACAGTGCCGCGCGCGGCATGGGCCTGGCCAAGCAGGCGAAGCATGACGACCGGTACGAGACGGCCGAGGAGTACATGGAGGTCGTCTACAAGCTGTGGGAAGGCAGCTGGGAGGATGACGCGGTATTGCGTGACCGCGAGCGCAGGATCTATGCCGAGCCACGCAAGGTTCACCGGGTTCAGCATACAGGCCGGCATTATCGGGTGGATGCCATTCACCTCTCGGAGCCATCGCCGCAGCGCACGCCTGTCCTTTATCAGGCCGGCGCGTCGTCCCGGGGCAAGGACTTTGCCGCAAAGCACGCCGAATGCGTGTTCCTCGCAGGTCCGACGAAGGAGAACACCCGCGCGACCGTTGCCGACCTCCGGCGGCGGGCAGAGGCGCAGGGGTGGGATCCCGCTGACATCCTGGTGTTTCTCGGACGCGCCGTGGTGGTCGGGCGGACCCGCAAGGAAGCCGAGGAGAAGGTTGAGGAGTACCATCGCTACGCCAGCATCGAGGGGGCGCTGTCGCACTTCTCCAGCATCACGGGCGTAGACTTCTCCCGCTATGACCCTGATGAGCCGCTCCGCCATGAGGCAAACGATGCAACGAACTCCATCCTGCGGGCCTTCACGGTCGACAGCAGCGAGACATGGACGCTGCGCAAGATCTTCGGCGAGAAGGGCCTCGGCAGCCGCAACGCGCCGCTCATCGGCTCGGCCGAGGAGATTGCCGATGAGTTGCAGAGCTGGGTCGAGGATACTGACATCGACGGGTTCAACTTAAGCCGGGTGGTCACGCCTGAAGGGCCGGAAGACTTCGTCGATCTGGTGGTGCCGCTCCTGCAGGAGAGAGGCATCTACAAGCGCGATTATGCGGAGGGAACCTTGCGCGAGAAGCTCTTTGGCCACGGCCGGGCACGGCTCGCCGGGAGCCATCCAGGCGCGTCGTTCCGCGCGTCTGGTTCTTCAGCGACTCCCTCTCAAACCGTGACTCCAGCCGCTGAGTAG
- a CDS encoding HupE/UreJ family protein, with the protein MKRYALAALVLATLSSSEAWAHTGHGTATSITSGFAHPFSGFDHVLAMAAIGLWAGSLGRRAILGLPASFLGAMALGFCAALMGSEVPMIELGITASVLGLGLAVLLNLQPSIVLAAGACGIFGIFHGYAHGTEIAPAMSAVDYGVGFLSASALLLGCGLGLQSAVRRVPAMSRIFGGGVALAGVALFFV; encoded by the coding sequence ATGAAACGATACGCTCTCGCTGCGCTTGTTCTCGCCACTCTGTCCTCCTCCGAAGCATGGGCCCATACAGGTCATGGTACAGCCACCAGCATTACGTCCGGGTTTGCTCATCCCTTCAGCGGGTTCGATCATGTGCTGGCCATGGCCGCAATTGGGCTTTGGGCCGGGAGCCTCGGCCGGCGGGCGATCCTTGGACTACCAGCGAGCTTCCTGGGCGCCATGGCCCTCGGCTTCTGCGCTGCCCTGATGGGATCCGAGGTTCCAATGATCGAGCTTGGGATCACGGCATCAGTTCTGGGACTGGGTCTTGCCGTGCTGCTCAACCTGCAACCGTCCATAGTTCTCGCCGCCGGCGCCTGCGGGATCTTCGGGATCTTCCATGGCTATGCCCACGGTACTGAGATCGCACCAGCCATGAGCGCCGTCGACTATGGGGTTGGGTTCTTGTCTGCCAGCGCGCTCCTTCTCGGCTGCGGCCTCGGCCTGCAAAGCGCCGTCCGGAGAGTGCCGGCCATGAGCCGCATCTTTGGAGGCGGCGTCGCTCTGGCCGGAGTGGCTCTGTTCTTCGTTTGA
- a CDS encoding cupin domain-containing protein, with protein MSADHHHEHDDHSHHEHEHEHEHEHERWKHEGVRVIKGDQLDANTAQTPGMFRQAAINHARVGAQKIWAGTVSIQPNAKTGVHHHGELESVIYVVRGKARMRWGDHLEFVAEAGPGDFIYVPPFVPHQEINASPDEPLECVLVRSDNEAVVVNITDVDPVEQPEEVYWVDPIHKHP; from the coding sequence ATGAGCGCAGATCACCACCACGAACATGACGATCACTCCCACCACGAGCACGAGCACGAGCACGAGCACGAGCACGAGCGCTGGAAGCACGAAGGCGTCCGCGTGATCAAGGGTGACCAGCTCGATGCCAACACCGCCCAGACCCCCGGAATGTTCCGGCAGGCCGCGATCAATCATGCACGTGTGGGAGCCCAGAAGATCTGGGCCGGCACGGTCTCGATCCAGCCGAATGCCAAGACGGGCGTGCACCATCACGGCGAACTGGAGAGCGTGATCTACGTTGTGCGCGGCAAGGCCCGCATGCGGTGGGGCGATCACCTCGAGTTTGTGGCCGAGGCCGGGCCGGGAGATTTCATCTATGTCCCACCCTTCGTGCCGCATCAAGAGATCAATGCCAGCCCGGACGAGCCGCTCGAATGCGTGCTCGTGCGCTCCGACAACGAGGCGGTGGTTGTCAACATCACCGATGTCGATCCGGTCGAGCAGCCGGAGGAAGTGTACTGGGTCGATCCCATCCACAAGCATCCGTAA
- a CDS encoding ABC transporter substrate-binding protein has product MKRISLLAAAAALALSWGPAWAETVLKVGDQRGGSRALMEAAGVLKDLPYKLEWSEFPAAAPLLEALNAEAIDTGIVGDAPFTFAAASGAPIKAILATRSDQGGLAVLVRPDSPVKTFADLKGKRIGTGRGSIGHQLVLAALEDANLAKTDVTLSFLLPAEAKAALTSGSLDAWSTWEPYTSQLVLSGEARIVRDGQGITPGLGFQAAHVEAIRTKRSELEDFVRRLAKARVWESANRESYAASWAKLIGLPKEIPLRWFSGANARPVPIDAAVEAAEQQTIDLYVRNALIPKPLKAADVLDPSFNAAVLSGTQEAAAQ; this is encoded by the coding sequence ATGAAACGCATATCTCTTCTGGCTGCTGCGGCCGCTCTTGCCCTGTCGTGGGGGCCCGCCTGGGCTGAAACCGTCCTGAAGGTGGGCGACCAGCGCGGGGGCTCCCGCGCCCTGATGGAAGCCGCCGGCGTGCTCAAGGATCTGCCCTACAAGCTCGAATGGAGCGAGTTTCCGGCGGCAGCTCCTCTGCTGGAGGCCCTCAACGCCGAGGCCATCGACACCGGCATCGTGGGTGATGCGCCTTTCACCTTCGCGGCGGCCTCCGGCGCCCCGATCAAGGCCATCCTGGCAACCCGGTCCGACCAGGGCGGTCTGGCCGTTCTGGTGCGCCCGGACTCTCCCGTGAAGACCTTTGCTGATCTCAAAGGCAAGCGCATTGGCACCGGCCGCGGCTCGATCGGCCATCAGCTGGTGCTGGCAGCCCTCGAGGATGCCAATCTGGCCAAGACGGACGTGACTTTGAGCTTCCTCCTGCCAGCGGAGGCCAAGGCGGCGCTGACCAGTGGTAGCCTGGATGCCTGGTCGACCTGGGAGCCGTACACCTCACAGCTCGTTCTGTCGGGCGAAGCCCGCATCGTGCGTGACGGGCAGGGCATCACGCCTGGGCTCGGCTTCCAGGCCGCCCATGTCGAGGCGATCCGCACCAAGCGCAGCGAGCTTGAGGACTTTGTCCGCCGCCTGGCCAAGGCACGCGTATGGGAGTCGGCCAACCGGGAGTCTTATGCGGCATCCTGGGCGAAGCTGATCGGCTTGCCGAAGGAGATCCCGCTGCGCTGGTTCTCGGGAGCGAATGCTCGTCCGGTGCCGATCGATGCCGCGGTCGAGGCGGCCGAGCAGCAGACCATCGACCTCTATGTCCGCAATGCCCTGATCCCGAAGCCTCTCAAGGCGGCCGATGTGCTTGATCCATCGTTCAATGCGGCGGTGCTCAGCGGCACTCAGGAAGCCGCGGCACAGTAG
- a CDS encoding LLM class flavin-dependent oxidoreductase translates to MSKDVEFIGFVGTHYESEAHPAKAPVIDRDYIRALAQAQEYGGFDRFLVAFHSTSPESQHIAAYAASVTERIHLMIAHRPGFTAPTVAARQLATLDHLTNGRAGVHIITGGNDQELRQDGDFLTKDERYARTSEYLDVVKASWTSETPFDYAGQYYRFERAFSTVKPVQTPHLPVYFGGSSDAAIEVAGKHADVYALWGETHAQVRETIARVRAAAARHGREHHVRFSLSFRPILAETEDRAWARAEALLERIKAVRTAKGLGAAAPPPNEGARRLLAAAAQGDRLDKRLYTAIAAVTGAQGNSTALVGTGEQVADALLDYYDLGVTTFLIRGFEPLEDAVQYGRDLIPAFRRLLNERSSQRAVAAE, encoded by the coding sequence ATGAGCAAGGACGTCGAGTTCATCGGCTTTGTCGGCACGCATTACGAGTCGGAAGCCCATCCCGCCAAGGCACCCGTCATCGACCGCGACTACATCCGGGCTCTGGCCCAGGCGCAGGAATACGGCGGCTTCGACCGTTTCCTCGTGGCGTTCCACTCGACCTCACCGGAAAGCCAGCACATTGCGGCTTATGCCGCCTCTGTCACCGAGCGCATTCACCTGATGATCGCGCATCGGCCGGGGTTCACTGCGCCGACGGTGGCTGCTCGCCAGTTGGCCACCCTCGATCATCTCACCAACGGCCGGGCCGGGGTTCACATCATCACGGGCGGCAATGACCAGGAGCTCCGGCAGGACGGCGACTTTCTGACAAAGGATGAGCGCTACGCCCGCACGAGCGAGTATCTCGATGTGGTCAAAGCGTCTTGGACCAGCGAGACACCGTTCGACTATGCCGGGCAGTACTACCGCTTCGAACGCGCCTTCTCGACCGTGAAGCCGGTCCAGACGCCGCATCTGCCGGTGTACTTTGGCGGCTCGTCCGATGCGGCCATCGAAGTGGCCGGCAAGCACGCGGATGTTTATGCCCTCTGGGGCGAGACGCACGCCCAGGTGCGTGAGACCATCGCACGCGTCCGCGCGGCCGCAGCCCGGCACGGGCGCGAGCACCATGTGCGCTTCAGTCTCTCGTTCCGGCCGATCCTGGCCGAGACGGAAGACCGCGCCTGGGCCCGGGCGGAAGCGCTTCTCGAGCGCATCAAGGCGGTGCGGACGGCCAAGGGGCTGGGTGCCGCGGCCCCGCCGCCAAACGAAGGGGCACGCCGGCTGCTTGCGGCAGCCGCCCAGGGCGATCGCCTCGACAAGCGCCTCTACACCGCCATTGCGGCCGTCACTGGGGCTCAGGGCAACTCCACCGCCCTGGTCGGCACGGGCGAGCAGGTCGCCGATGCGCTGCTCGACTACTACGATCTTGGCGTCACCACCTTCCTCATCCGCGGCTTCGAGCCTCTCGAGGACGCGGTTCAGTACGGCCGCGATCTGATCCCGGCCTTCCGCCGCCTGCTCAATGAGCGGTCCAGCCAGCGCGCTGTGGCGGCCGAATAA
- a CDS encoding ABC transporter ATP-binding protein, protein MNAHPALAARQHPVVHVSNLVRSFGRGPNILDGLDLTIRTGEFVALLGRSGSGKSTLLRTLAGLDEAPAGTVTVPAERAVVFQEPRLIPWKRVWANVALGLRTPDARERAIAALSEVGLSHRLEAWPLTLSGGEAQRAALARALVREPKLLLLDEPFAALDALTRLKTQGLVASLWRAHRPAVLLVTHDVDEALLLADRVLVLDQGRIGFDLHVNLERPRRHAQPAFATLRSRLLRELGVEDESADEPGEETITPVRPRAPAASGVRLDDVVWAASADALARS, encoded by the coding sequence ATGAACGCTCATCCTGCTCTGGCGGCGCGGCAGCACCCGGTGGTGCATGTCTCGAACCTCGTGCGCTCCTTCGGCCGCGGCCCCAACATCCTTGATGGTCTCGACCTGACCATCCGGACCGGGGAGTTCGTGGCTCTGCTCGGCCGCTCCGGCTCGGGCAAGTCGACGCTCCTGCGGACCCTGGCCGGCCTCGACGAGGCTCCGGCCGGAACCGTCACAGTGCCGGCAGAGCGGGCCGTGGTGTTCCAGGAGCCGCGTCTCATCCCGTGGAAGAGGGTGTGGGCCAATGTGGCGCTGGGATTGCGCACACCTGACGCCCGCGAGCGTGCGATTGCCGCCTTATCCGAAGTAGGATTGAGCCATCGGCTTGAGGCCTGGCCCCTGACGTTGTCCGGCGGCGAGGCTCAGCGCGCCGCACTCGCCCGGGCTCTGGTGCGGGAACCGAAACTGCTGTTGCTCGATGAGCCCTTTGCGGCCCTGGATGCGCTCACCCGGCTCAAGACCCAAGGGTTGGTCGCCTCGCTCTGGCGGGCCCATCGGCCAGCCGTTCTTCTCGTGACCCACGACGTGGACGAGGCGCTGCTGCTCGCCGACCGGGTGCTGGTGCTGGACCAGGGCCGCATCGGCTTCGATCTGCACGTCAACCTGGAACGCCCGCGCCGTCATGCGCAGCCGGCCTTCGCCACCTTGCGCTCGCGCCTCCTGCGCGAACTCGGCGTCGAAGACGAGAGCGCGGATGAGCCGGGTGAAGAGACGATCACCCCCGTCAGGCCCCGAGCGCCCGCGGCCTCTGGTGTGCGGCTGGACGATGTCGTCTGGGCCGCCTCGGCTGACGCCCTCGCCCGATCGTAG
- a CDS encoding ABC transporter permease subunit: MSAAVASTTAASTGSDRWLRYRRYLPPLLVVVLWQVAASAGLIPTRTLASPVMIAGTFAELITSGELPRHLLVSLGRVATGLGIGIVVGTTFALIAGLSRRGEDLLDATLQMLRTLPFLALVPLFILWFGIGETPKIALVALGTMFPIYLTLFAGIRGVDAKLIEAGGTLGLTRREQVFHIVLPGALPSALVGLRYALGVAWLSLVVAEQINADSGIGFLVMTARDFLRTDIILVGLIVYAILGLSADQIVRVLERRVLAWRPSFLKD; the protein is encoded by the coding sequence ATGAGTGCGGCTGTCGCCTCCACGACTGCGGCGAGCACCGGCTCAGACCGATGGCTGCGCTATCGCCGGTATCTCCCTCCGCTTCTCGTCGTCGTCCTGTGGCAGGTCGCAGCCAGTGCCGGCCTGATTCCGACCCGCACGCTCGCTTCACCCGTGATGATCGCCGGCACGTTTGCCGAGCTGATCACCTCCGGCGAGTTGCCCCGGCACCTCCTGGTGTCCCTGGGCCGGGTAGCAACAGGGCTGGGCATCGGCATCGTGGTGGGCACCACGTTCGCCCTCATTGCTGGCCTCTCCCGGCGCGGCGAGGACCTACTCGATGCCACCCTGCAGATGCTCAGAACATTGCCGTTTCTGGCGCTCGTGCCGCTGTTCATCCTGTGGTTCGGCATCGGCGAGACACCGAAGATCGCGCTTGTCGCCCTGGGCACGATGTTCCCGATCTACCTCACGCTCTTTGCCGGCATCCGCGGCGTCGACGCCAAATTGATCGAGGCTGGCGGCACCCTGGGCCTGACCCGGCGCGAGCAGGTGTTCCACATCGTGCTGCCAGGAGCCCTGCCGTCGGCCCTGGTTGGGCTTCGCTATGCGCTCGGCGTCGCCTGGCTCAGCCTCGTGGTGGCCGAACAGATCAACGCGGATTCCGGCATCGGCTTCCTGGTCATGACCGCCCGCGACTTCCTGCGCACCGACATCATTCTCGTGGGCCTGATCGTCTACGCCATCCTGGGGCTGAGCGCCGATCAGATCGTCCGTGTTCTCGAGCGTCGGGTGCTCGCCTGGCGACCCAGCTTCCTGAAGGACTGA
- the msuE gene encoding FMN reductase, translating into MSLPRIVGFSGSPRRPSKTRSLVEMVAAEVNSHRPARLEIFDLSDAGPGLGAALQRQDLTLPAAHIIDAIEQADALIVGTPVYKSAYTGLFKHAFDLVDPRALIGKPVLLTATGGGARHALVVEHALRPLFGFFEALTVPTAVYASDADFVDGQLDEAGVRERVSTAAQQLAGLIGAEAPKTETVSSRAPINLQIVRRGAAR; encoded by the coding sequence ATGAGTCTGCCCCGCATTGTTGGCTTTTCCGGCAGCCCGCGTCGTCCCTCCAAGACCCGCAGCCTCGTCGAGATGGTCGCCGCCGAGGTGAACAGCCATCGACCGGCACGCCTCGAGATCTTCGACCTGTCCGACGCTGGTCCGGGCCTGGGTGCCGCTCTCCAGCGCCAGGACCTGACCCTGCCGGCGGCTCACATTATCGATGCTATCGAGCAAGCCGATGCGCTGATCGTCGGCACACCGGTGTACAAAAGTGCTTACACGGGCTTGTTCAAGCATGCCTTTGATCTGGTTGATCCCCGCGCCTTGATCGGCAAGCCCGTGCTGCTCACCGCCACCGGAGGTGGCGCGCGCCATGCACTGGTGGTGGAACACGCCCTGCGGCCGCTCTTCGGCTTCTTTGAGGCTCTGACTGTCCCGACAGCCGTCTACGCGAGCGATGCCGACTTCGTCGACGGGCAACTGGACGAGGCCGGCGTCCGGGAGCGGGTGAGCACTGCCGCGCAACAGCTCGCAGGCCTGATCGGGGCTGAGGCTCCCAAGACCGAGACGGTTTCATCGCGGGCTCCGATCAATCTTCAGATTGTTCGCCGAGGAGCAGCCCGATGA